A portion of the Esox lucius isolate fEsoLuc1 chromosome 20, fEsoLuc1.pri, whole genome shotgun sequence genome contains these proteins:
- the snip1 gene encoding smad nuclear-interacting protein 1, protein MEKERRHRRVVSPVRESKPKIKQEKLSPTRPQRSRRYSSGSNGSPPRPSLPPQRRRTSRSPPRTKDRSPGRRALGRRDRSPRNTGRSRSPPRGADVKIKRERDDHRGADDRRRRDRNDQPEPPDPPVRRSRWEQADGPRESDPPRERERGERKRGGGGERHRERDSETFQEQQAQRQQHDDRRRDNRRRFEQNDNEDQAFGRRVQEGGEGENSPPVDKEKPNFELSGALTEDTNTFRGEVIKYNEPPEARIPKRRWRLYPFKNDEQLPVMYIHRQSAYLMGRMRKIADIPIDHPSCSKQHAVFQYRLVEFTRSDGTTGRRVKPYIIDLGSGNGTYLNNQRIEAQRYYELKEKDVLKFGFSSREYVLLHEFSDTAEVDARAEEDDEGLDE, encoded by the exons atggagaaagagagacgtcATAGAAGAGTGGTTTCTCCAGTACGGGAGTCAAAACCGAAAATCAAACAAGAGAAACTTAGCCCTACTAGGCCACAGAGATCACGACGCTATAGTTCTGGATCAAACGGCAGCCCTCCAAGGCCAAGCCTACCGCCGCAGCGAAGAAGAACGAGCAG ATCGCCACCCAGGACGAAAGATCGTTCGCCAGGTAGAAGGGCTTTGGGCAGGAGGGACAGatcacccagaaacacaggcagGAGCCGAAGTCCTCCCCGTGGTGCTGATGTGAAAATAAAGCGG GAGCGAGATGACCACCGCGGTGCCGATGACCGGAGGAGGCGTGACCGCAACGACCAGCCGGAGCCCCCCGATCCGCCAGTGCGACGCAGCAGGTGGGAGCAGGCCGACGGCCCCCGCGAATCCGACCCACCCAGGGAGAGAGAACGGGGGGAGAGGAAGCGCGGGGGAGGCGGGGAGAGGCATCGGGAGCGGGACTCAGAAACTTTCCAGGAGCAGCAGGCCCAGAGACAGCAACACGACGATCGCCGGCGGGACAACCGGCGCCGGTTTGAGCAGAACGACAATGAGGACCAGGCCTTCGGACGGAGGGTccaggaagggggagagggtgaaaATAGCCCACCGGTTGACAAAGAGAAGCCCAACTTTGAATTATCTGGGGCGCTCACAGAAGATACCAACACGTTCAGGGGGGAGGTGATCAAGTACAACGAGCCCCCCGAGGCACGCATCCCCAAACGTCGGTGGCGGCTGTACCCCTTCAAAAATGACGAGCAGCTCCCAGTCATGTACATCCACAGGCAAAGCGCCTACCTGATGGGACGGATGAGAAAGATTGCCGACATCCCAATCGACCACCCCTCCTGTTCCAAGCAGCACGCTGTGTTTCAGTACAG GTTGGTGGAGTTCACACGTTCGGATGGCACCACCGGGCGGCGGGTGAAGCCTTACATCATCGATCTGGGTTCAGGCAACGGCACCTACCTGAACAACCAGCGCATCGAGGCACAGCGATACTATGAGCTCAAGGAAAAGGATGTACTCAAGTTTGGCTTCAGCAGCCGAGAGTACGTCCTGCTACATGAGTTTTCCGACACGGCCGAGGTGGATGCCAGAGCAGAGGAAGATGACGAGGGCCTGGATGAATGA
- the dnali1 gene encoding axonemal dynein light intermediate polypeptide 1 has translation MIPPADSLLKYDNPVLVSRNTEKKSPKARPLKVAPQQPVMTGPVPPPPKPKNLSADTNKQQTEEILNAILPPREWMETNQLWVQQVSSTPCTRMDVVHLQEQLDIKLQQRQARETGICPVRRELYSQCFDELIRQVTINCAERGLLLLRVRDEIRMTIAAYQTLYESSVAFGMRKALQAEQGKSDMETRIANLEKEKRDLERQVNEQKAKCEAIEKRETERRQVEEKKHTEEIQFLKRTNQQLKAQLEGIIAPKK, from the exons ATGATTCCTCCAGCTGATTCTCTGCTGAAGTATGACAACCCAGTCTTAGTGAGCAGAAACACAGAAAAGAAGTCCCCAAAG GCACGGCCTCTGAAAGTAGCACCGCAACAGCCTGTAATGACGGGTCCAGTGCCACCGCCACCCAAACCCAAGAACCTCTCAGCTGACACCAACAAGCAGCAAACTGAGGAAATCCTCAATGCCATCCTACCACCCAG GGAATGGATGGAGACCAACCAGCTGTGGGTGCAGCAGGTGTCCAGCACGCCGTGTACCCGCATGGATGTGGTGCACCTACAGGAGCAGCTGGACATAAAGCTGCAGCAGAGACAGGCCAGGGAGACGGGCATCTGCCCTGTCCGCAGGGAGCTCTACTCCCAGTGCTTTG ATGAGTTAATCAGACAGGTAACCATCAACTGTGCTGAGAGAGGACTGCTGTTGTTGAGGGTACGAGACGAAATTCGTATGACCATTGCTGCTTACCAGACACTATACGAGAGCAGTGTGGCCTTTGGCATGAGGAAAGCCCTTCAGGCCGAGCAGGGAAAGTCTGACATGGAGACAAGG ATCGCCAATTTGGAGAAGGAGAAGCGGGACCTGGAGAGGCAGGTGAACGAGCAGAAGGCCAAGTGTGAAGCCAttgagaagagggagacagagaggcgTCAGGTGGAAGAGAagaaacacacagaggagaTCCAGTTCCTGAAGAGAACCAACCAGCAGCTCAAG GCCCAACTGGAAGGAATTATTGCCCCAAAGAAGTGA